The Coregonus clupeaformis isolate EN_2021a chromosome 13, ASM2061545v1, whole genome shotgun sequence genome includes a region encoding these proteins:
- the LOC121579800 gene encoding non-histone chromosomal protein HMG-14 isoform X2, protein MPKRSKANADAEAAEPKRRSERLVNKPAIAKAEPKPKKEKAAPKPKKAKEVKKAEPEEKEVPSENGEAKAEEEVRG, encoded by the exons ATGCCTAAAAGGAGCAAA GCAAACGCTGATGCTGAGGCAGCAGAG CCTAAAAGGAGATCTGAGAGATTGGTAAAT AAACCCGCAATTGCAAAGGCAGAGCCCAAGCCAAAG AAGGAGAAGGCAGCACCTAAGCCCAAGAAAGCTAAAGAGGTGAAGAAGGCAGAGCCTGAGGAGAAGGAGGTGCCCTCAGAGAATGGAGAAGCCAAAGCTGAGGAAGAAGTAAGGGGCTGA
- the LOC121579800 gene encoding non-histone chromosomal protein HMG-14 isoform X1, whose product MPKRSKANADAEAAEPKRRSERLVNKPAIAKAEPKPKKEKAAPKPKKAKEVKKAEPEEKEVPSENGEAKAEEEAPEEEPEQKEEEEEAAE is encoded by the exons ATGCCTAAAAGGAGCAAA GCAAACGCTGATGCTGAGGCAGCAGAG CCTAAAAGGAGATCTGAGAGATTGGTAAAT AAACCCGCAATTGCAAAGGCAGAGCCCAAGCCAAAG AAGGAGAAGGCAGCACCTAAGCCCAAGAAAGCTAAAGAGGTGAAGAAGGCAGAGCCTGAGGAGAAGGAGGTGCCCTCAGAGAATGGAGAAGCCAAAGCTGAGGAAGAA GCACCAGAAGAAGAACCTGaacagaaagaggaggaagaagaggcagCCGAATAA